agtgcttcgcccaaaaatatcaaatcgtaatacatgggaatctatcaggtaaactattgacaattttacCCCACACAACAAGCTAAGcttatatctgtacatttacatatgtttgataatatataaatgtactttgcttggagtgggaagtaaaacgtgcatatatatgtgtacaagaaattggatttttttgatttgattgaaaatatcgatttaCTATAAaagtagtctatgaggaaactatcaataatttttttccggTATGTTACgtgagagaaaacgaacaaatggtgaactcagcagtttcctgttaaaacgaaatttatcacaaaaaaacaaaactaatggctaagtcaagggatagaatacaaactgttatagtgtacaggctacttatctcagctgcgACGGCAAAgttccagtctcagagttgtaacagtcagtcggatgaataaacagtcctttggcttgcaggcttgaagttgcacaaagtccacagtataaatccagcgtggcagtgaaggtcttgaaaagtcttgaaattaatactgctggagtttccaaagacttgaagtaacacgcaagagacacgatcccaaaatgtctgactgcaagctgtgccggtcccctatttatactcaagtggttatataagagaatataagaacaatctagaacttctattgatatgctaattactgctctaaaattatctcccttacatgactaattaaatttccagaacattccaaacatgactaattgaattcaaggtcgtgaggtcgtgaaggacagtgaccttgagaatgttctagactaattaaactcaggtcataaGTGTGCATGGGGGAAACTGACCTATATAACAAGTACgaaactcagtaaatttgtgtatttatgtatgattgattattgatatcaatgtgaCTTGATTATACTAGGGTGGCTACAAATAGACGTGTGAGCATGCAAGAAATTGAATTTTGgtatttcaccgaaatgttgattcactatacatggtagtctatgaggaaactatcaataattttttCCAGTACAAAACTCGGTaattctgtgtatttatgtatgcttggtTATTGATATTAACGTACTTGATTAggctagggtggttacaaatggatgtgtgtgcaagaaattagatttggaatttcaccgaaatgttgaatTCATTATACATCATgatagtctatgagagaactatgatcaattttttgccaacgtaaaacataaaactgacaatatctgtggatttatagacatttgataattgatatacactttgccatcTGTTCCATATGTTTGTGTCTcgtgtctttcatcagttttaactgttcaaggtgttaatgtaggataccactgcatcgtctttgcttgtgaagcttgtcgataatgtgtatgtatttaaaagagtcaatgtatttcgtcggcaatttcctattcaggaaatatcaaatggaGATTCAAGGGTTTGGCCTTAAACTCATATTCTATTAAGAGTGACCCTCCCcgcaagataggtttataaaaagtgaccctgccctttgacaattttctaaaaaagtgaccctccctccAGTGATCCAATAGTCAACCCAATacggaaaaataaaaaaaagtacgTTATAGCCTAAATTGAATACTTGCACTGAGTCCTTTTTCTTTCAGAATGCGAGATGAATTTTCCCAAAGATTCAATTACCAAGGTGATTTTGTGGTCAGCATTCAGATCTTGTTCGACAGCGTTTGAACGATCAGTGCGAACGCTGGATGGCATCAAAGTGATTCATGAAATATTCAGCAACGCAGCCATGTATGGTGAAGATCGGTCTGTTTCCATCCGCCACGCAGCGCGCTACCATAGCAACGATCCTTTGCCAGGGTTTCGATTCACTGAAGTGAAGAGCGCCCTTGAGGACGATTTCCCCGGGTATAGAGGTGTGTTTTTGAAGGATATGGCCATTTATCTAGTTGCAACGGGGAAAATGGATTATGTTCCTGATGGGTACCGCCATGCATTCCTTATACGTAACCCAATCAAATCTATCCCCTCCCTGTATAGGTGCTTGTCCACACAAAATTTTGATGGATTGCCTGAAATTATACCAACTGAGGGCGGTTTTCGTGAAATGTTGGAGTTATACCTATATCTCagagatgtcaaaggtcaaacggcAATGATCATTGATGCTGATGACGATCTTCTGCGAGACCCGGCGGCTACGATGAAGAAGTTCTGTGACTTTGCAGGGTTTGATTTCAAAGAAAGTATGATTTACTGGGAACTTGGCCGTCCCAAGGAATGGACTTCGCCCGATGCCTGGTACAGTACAGTGTTGAATACCGTTGGCTTCATAAGAAATCCTGAAACACAAAGCTCTTCCCAGGATGAAGATATCTCGTTGTATCCAACGTATGTACAAGAAGCTATACAAGACGCTCAGCCATATTATGAGAAACTCTACAACTTGAGAACAACGCGATAAAATGTGATTTCAAAAGTTGACCTCTGCATAGCTATCCTTGTTGAAGGGTCGTGCATGTCGAGACTTCTACATCACTGAAAGACTGATACCTTGCTATTTGAATAGGTCTTAAAATTGATCGAAGAATTTACTGAGATTTCTTCTTGGAGATCGAAGAATACAATGTTTATGATAGGGAGTtttgtcattgttgtttttttcatacCATACGGAATCGAATGagataatattttgtatttattgttgTCTTTGCTGTTATTTATATCTTCATCAACTGCTTCTATAACGGATATGAACTCTTACTCATACTTCTGTACATCCATTGCTTGATCAGACAAACTTgaacacaaataaacaattgGGGTAGACATGCCAGTCAATGAAGTAAATGTTCGGCAAGCACATTATCCTTGAATATAAAAATCGTGATGACAACAATATTGAGACAACAGGCATAAGCAaacagatagataaatagatagatagatagatagatagatagatagatagaaagatagaaagatagaaagataggtaggtagatagatagatagatagatagatagatagatagatagatagatagatagataggtaggtaggtagatagatagatagatagatagattaattgattgatagattgatcgattgattgatagatagcTTTTGGTTTTATAGTTTCACAATACACATATACATTAACAATATGCTAAATTCTTTGTGACATACAAAAAGAAGTTAACGTTGAACTCCAACCAAGTAATCGGCTTATGAATACATGTATacgtgtaaataaataaaccatGTGTTCCTCGACAAAATATCTCTTGTATGGATCGCTTTAAATTAATGCATGATTGCTTTCCTTAAAAAGGAAGGATTATGCTACGGAAGTCATACGCTGTTAGTGTCTTCAGTCTTTTGAAGAGGGCTTGGTTAGCGAGCTACTTTCAGTAAGAAAAGTCTTGTCAGTCGCAATACGGAGCAAAAATTGTAGATATAGATGCTGCGTGTCAACAGTGATTTCCTGTTCCACGATAGGCGTGTCAATGGCGCTGCCAAAACTGGGGCCAGCACCTGCCGGCTATCAAAATCGATGGGGTCCACTATAGCTAGCTATTCTTTGGGAGCAATTTTTAAAGGTCCAatggctgtatcttttagcattattttcgtggaaatgtactcattgaggggtgtttatacaagtataataaactgtccactggtactgcatgtgcaattttgagcaaaataaataataaacgtttgcccaaacgtaaaatggcgccctcatgcaaataaagcaaaaaacactgtatttcgtgcatatatgcattggaatcttcactgAAACAACAGAGTGGTCCAATATAATGCGTAGTGCTAAATGTTTTCCACTtggacatcatatgctttgttttttgtaatattaccagtttttaaccagtgaactgaaaatgctcacgtgtttcattatatatcgcagttttgtgtatatttaaacttttgccacatgtttgcaacttcattgaaagtgttcatgatcaacatcatgaacaatgttcacagcatcatcatcagatatgcaaatttataaatCATCTGACAtggaaatgcgaaatgactttcaatattgttttacctGGTATCACTAATGTACATAGCCTGTTTCACCaacttttatcaagtaaatccaagtacatatccctaattaggaaagttcattgaataggCAAACTAGGAATTGGCTGaacaaaatgctaaatgactttgaataatgaAATCATAatgtcttcaatgtacatagcaagtttcgtcaactttggttgagtcaatcaagatatatatcctcaattaggaaatttcattaaatatgcaaattaggaatttgctgacgtaaaaatgtttaacgactttcaataatgttatatcatattatcatcaatgtacatagcaagtttcatcaacttcggtcCGGTAAATTCAGATTAATATCCCTAGtttgagaaattcattaaatatgcaaattcgcaattggccgaagtaaaaatgcttaatgactttgaattttttgtatgatagtatcttcaatgtacgtaGCAAGTTCAGTAAACGTTGGTTGAGTCAATCGAGATATATATGCTTAATTAGAAATgttcattaaaatgcaaattaggaattgcctgaagtaaaaatgcttaataacttccaataatgttatatcatagtatcttcaatgtacatagcaagtttcgtcaattttggtcgagtcaattcagataaatatccctaattaggaaagttcattcaatatggAAATTGTTGGAGATCGGAGAGCCACACTGTGAACaatttaaagttgcaatattggtcaaaattgtctttttctatttcttcccagTTCTCCAGGAGTGATGTTTGATGTCTCTTGCTTAGATATGTGGATTGTATATGGTAGTAAATATCAACTTattagtgttgttgttgtttgtttgtttgtgctttaaaTGTGTTTTTCGTGTTGCGTAATCTGTTTCCGTATTGATGTTCGATATGTCTTGTTGTGAATATCCTCGTTGTagtaatttttcattaaatgttttgacttttgTTAATGTCCTCTTCGTCGTTCGatgtcctcatgtaccttaatgtttcgcctttgataaGGCCCctgaaggttgattttggatgacatgattctctgtgtaagaactggaatgtatctgttggttttgtgtgcgCTCTAGTCTCGAGTATATTTTCGTTATTGTATCGCTGACCTTTGTAAATGACTAggtcaagatatgttatttcgtgtgaagaactttcatatgaagatttgaaagttggatgcattttgttaattattgtgatgcattcgttgagttatggttctgttcaaataaaaattaggaaaatatcgtctctgaatctaAACCAGATTgacatttttgttgtgtgttcatGTAAgattttcatttccaattcgTGAAACGTGATGTCGCCAATTTCAAGTGAGGCCATAGGCGGCCCATACatattgataagcttattattgagtttttctcagttttccctttcactgtcagtccctctccttttcttcatgctctgactgatcgtagtaaataaaataaatgactatatagcctaatctatagcctcttgactctttattcattttacactccattacaaggacgtatatctctcatacacacatgctgtaattgatTAGTCAACAGAAccaattatgctaatccgtagacttatcagaggttggtcaacatcgtaaagatagtgatgttaaccattcctatctttcgcgatgttgaccaacccgtaaaatccctgatgagtccacggattagcataattagttgtgttgactaattaattacagcaagtgtgtatgagagatatacgtccttgtaatggagtgtaaaataaataaagagtcacaggttaggttaggtcaggttatataaaccatatattttatttattccgatcattcagagcatgaagaaagaagagaaaatgatagagaaaacagtgtgaaaaactcagtaatatttgggtcgcctgtggtgaGGCAGGCGATCCCATGCTACACACATGTCTGTTTGTAGAACTCGTCGTTAAATTCGATTGTGTTTTTTTCAGAATAATGTTTAGCATAGCTAGCAAGTATACTGTTTTTGGCGTATGAATAGTTGTTTGTTAATTGTTTGTTTGCGTTTCATTGTTTAGTGATTTGCCGATTGCTTGCATGGCGTTATCgtgttgtttgcttgtttacatAGAAAATACGTCTAATGTGGCTAAAATAACATTGTTCGGAACCTGGACTGAATCCATTTTCCGGATGAAGTCTGTAGACTGTATAGTGTCTTTTATATatggttgttgttttttcacgACTTGTTTGAGGACATGGTCTAGAAACTCCGACATGTGGTATATTGGACTTGAGCATCTGCTTATAATTGGGCGACCTGCGAACTTTGTGTCCGGTGGTGGCGCTTTGTGTAATTTTGGTAGTAGATACCAACGTGGTATTCGCGTATTAGTGTAGGATGGATTCATATATGTCTAAGTATGGTAGTCGATGGGTTTTTGTTGCACCTTTCTGTTGTTagttggtttattttttttctattgtttgttttgtgtcatctgtTGCCACTTTTGTGTAGTACAAACTACGGGTCGCCGGGTTGTCTTTCACATTCTCTTATGTAATCTGTTGTATTCATGACTACTGTCCCTCTTCCCTTGTCAAATGGTTAAATGGTGATTTTTGTGTTTCTTGATAGTGTTTTGATCGCTATGCGTTCGACACGTatcatgttgttgttttttttgtgtgtgttgaaGAATGGAATTTCAGCTAGTGCAAGTTTATTAGCCTCTAGATAATTTTCCAGGTTTGTGTTTTCAGTTGCTGGAGGGACCCATGTTGATTTGTATTTGAATTTATGCTTCGTGGTTTGTTTATGGCGCATgatttattgaagtttcattttTCGAATAAAGCTTGTTTGCATCGAAGAACAGATTGATTCTTTTCGGACGTTTTGGTGTTGGAATGACTTTGAGCCCTTTGTTGAGTGCatttatttctgtttttgtttgatCGTGTGATTACAGATTTTTTAATGAATCTGATATTGTTGTTGGATTTTGTTTGTAGTTTGTATTATTAATGTTGCGGCgttgtattgtattttttatttgttttgtttcgtgTTCTCTGGTTTTCTTGCTCTTTTGTATTTACTGTTTTTGTGTTCAGTAGTGTCTTTTTCTGTTTGTATATCTTTAACCGTTGTATTAcgatagttctctttttggagagaGTGGTGGCCTTGAAGGTTTGAAGTTATTACCAATTATCTTCGCCATTATGATTTTCAGTCGAGCGCTGAGGAGGTTTGCGTACCGCGTACGCGTACATGCGTACTCTACTTGGCGTAGAAGAGCTTGGTTATAAGTGACCTCACTTTGAACCCAATGTGACAAGCAAGTTTGTACGTCACTTCTGGTTTCCGTGCGTTCAGCTT
Above is a window of Ptychodera flava strain L36383 chromosome 19, AS_Pfla_20210202, whole genome shotgun sequence DNA encoding:
- the LOC139118141 gene encoding uncharacterized protein translates to MNFPKDSITKVILWSAFRSCSTAFERSVRTLDGIKVIHEIFSNAAMYGEDRSVSIRHAARYHSNDPLPGFRFTEVKSALEDDFPGYRGVFLKDMAIYLVATGKMDYVPDGYRHAFLIRNPIKSIPSLYRCLSTQNFDGLPEIIPTEGGFREMLELYLYLRDVKGQTAMIIDADDDLLRDPAATMKKFCDFAGFDFKESMIYWELGRPKEWTSPDAWYSTVLNTVGFIRNPETQSSSQDEDISLYPTYVQEAIQDAQPYYEKLYNLRTTR